One Thermoplasma volcanium GSS1 genomic window carries:
- a CDS encoding DUF367 family protein: MTGIYYLYLRQDDPKKATMRKLERFGLAKRVDIKGVGLKLVLTPYADIFLSREDAVLYEKYGLCVIEGSWNKIDSIKSLKFRIERRLPALLAANPVNYGKIGILSSVEATAAALYIIGYWDTAYALLSKFSWGLNFIKLNENPLNEYSTADRSEIKKIEESYFG; encoded by the coding sequence ATGACCGGAATCTATTACCTTTACCTCAGGCAGGATGACCCAAAAAAGGCTACAATGCGAAAACTTGAGAGGTTCGGATTGGCTAAGCGGGTCGACATAAAGGGCGTAGGACTTAAACTCGTCCTAACACCTTATGCAGACATCTTCTTGTCCAGAGAAGACGCTGTCTTGTATGAAAAATATGGGCTCTGTGTTATAGAAGGATCATGGAACAAGATCGACAGTATAAAAAGCCTCAAGTTTAGGATTGAGAGGAGACTGCCTGCATTGCTTGCTGCAAATCCTGTGAACTATGGAAAAATAGGCATACTATCTTCTGTTGAAGCTACCGCCGCAGCGCTTTACATAATTGGATACTGGGATACTGCGTATGCTCTCCTCTCCAAGTTTTCATGGGGACTTAACTTCATAAAGTTGAATGAAAACCCCCTTAATGAGTATTCTACTGCCGATAGATCTGAGATCAAAAAGATCGAAGAGTCTTATTTCGGCTAG
- a CDS encoding D-aminoacyl-tRNA deacylase yields the protein MKVLIASKSDPASMQMLSYLEDNYDIKENSGRRFVKDFEIFVIEDRHIFHDMNLGNNYEYAVVLSRHSSAADIKSLTAHPTGNFGPKADLGGRPKTINVSCPKYMSGTLRQMLESYSGTKFQVTFEATHHGPIFDLPNYYVEIGTTENEWTDDDAKKTAVDAVINPDAKDFPNFVAVGGGHYAPKILEYFRRNEINIGHIISKHDHDDLEEWQIKDAVEKTPSCKGFLVDRKGTRSRVRDMVKSISDDLGLELIMI from the coding sequence ATGAAAGTGCTTATCGCTTCCAAGTCTGATCCAGCAAGCATGCAAATGCTATCCTACCTAGAGGACAACTACGATATAAAGGAAAATAGCGGCAGGCGTTTTGTAAAAGACTTCGAAATATTTGTGATAGAAGATAGGCACATATTCCATGACATGAACCTAGGAAATAATTATGAATATGCGGTTGTCCTATCTAGGCACTCCTCAGCAGCGGATATAAAGTCCCTAACTGCTCACCCAACTGGCAATTTCGGTCCGAAAGCAGACCTCGGAGGAAGGCCTAAAACTATAAACGTATCTTGCCCAAAGTATATGTCTGGAACGCTGAGGCAGATGCTTGAATCTTATTCTGGGACAAAATTTCAGGTGACATTCGAGGCTACACACCATGGGCCCATATTTGACCTGCCCAACTATTACGTAGAAATCGGAACCACAGAGAACGAATGGACAGATGATGATGCAAAGAAGACTGCTGTCGATGCTGTAATTAATCCTGATGCGAAGGATTTCCCAAACTTCGTTGCTGTAGGGGGTGGTCATTACGCACCTAAGATATTAGAATACTTTAGGAGAAACGAGATCAATATCGGACACATAATATCGAAACATGACCATGATGATCTTGAGGAATGGCAGATAAAGGATGCGGTGGAAAAAACGCCCAGTTGTAAGGGATTCCTTGTTGACAGGAAGGGGACAAGAAGTCGCGTGCGTGATATGGTTAAATCTATCTCCGATGATCTAGGGCTAGAACTCATAATGATATGA
- a CDS encoding aminotransferase class I/II-fold pyridoxal phosphate-dependent enzyme, translating to MRSHGGDVYKVSPNYDRITDMSSNVNPFLDLGKYSLYPEISYTDIEEKLRVYTKSTNMGIVIGPGLTHLIYKYFEFYQVKKPIIAMPNFSEYKGIAEDRHLRFSAIPSYIIEKDPLILKNFDHDALFITSPSNPFGELFPESTLETVFEIEEKRGRRVFLDGAFMDFVPNYAESIVQSSRSYFNVTIGRSLTKILAIPSLRAGYLIMERHEADLFRKAMEPWSICQPAIDFIRSIDINEVAKNSVALVNGEREYLISELKARGIKVIGNPSANYIVISMPRTDEFYNFMLSKGILVRLLDDYDYVGRCLVRLAIKTRSQNNAFLNALDNFMSSSE from the coding sequence ATGAGAAGCCATGGAGGGGACGTGTACAAAGTATCACCAAACTACGATCGTATCACAGACATGAGCTCCAACGTGAATCCTTTTCTTGATTTGGGCAAGTATTCCCTCTACCCGGAGATAAGCTACACAGACATAGAGGAAAAGTTAAGGGTTTACACAAAGTCAACAAACATGGGCATAGTTATAGGCCCAGGCCTAACACATTTAATATACAAATACTTCGAATTTTACCAAGTAAAAAAGCCAATAATAGCAATGCCAAATTTTTCAGAGTACAAGGGCATAGCAGAGGATAGGCACCTGAGGTTTTCTGCTATTCCATCGTATATAATTGAGAAAGATCCGTTGATACTAAAAAATTTCGATCACGATGCACTTTTCATAACATCTCCGTCCAATCCATTCGGAGAACTTTTCCCTGAAAGTACCCTAGAAACGGTCTTCGAAATAGAAGAAAAGCGCGGGCGCAGAGTTTTTTTAGACGGCGCATTTATGGACTTTGTTCCAAATTATGCTGAAAGCATCGTACAATCATCAAGATCATACTTTAATGTCACGATTGGCAGATCATTAACAAAGATATTAGCTATACCTTCACTGAGGGCTGGATATCTCATAATGGAAAGGCATGAGGCTGATCTTTTTCGAAAAGCAATGGAGCCATGGTCTATCTGCCAGCCAGCCATTGATTTTATACGTTCAATAGACATTAACGAAGTAGCTAAGAATTCTGTAGCACTAGTAAACGGTGAGAGAGAATACTTAATATCCGAACTTAAGGCAAGAGGAATAAAGGTAATAGGGAATCCGTCTGCAAATTACATAGTTATATCCATGCCTAGAACGGATGAATTTTACAATTTCATGCTGTCGAAAGGCATACTTGTAAGACTGCTAGATGATTACGATTATGTCGGAAGATGCCTTGTGAGGCTTGCAATAAAAACGAGATCTCAGAATAACGCATTTTTGAATGCACTTGATAACTTTATGTCCTCCAGTGAATAG